From one Bombus huntii isolate Logan2020A chromosome 17, iyBomHunt1.1, whole genome shotgun sequence genomic stretch:
- the LOC126874995 gene encoding uncharacterized protein LOC126874995, whose amino-acid sequence MPNKKKTQNKPKTFCDRCHRVGHLARDCFTLMCDYCKRTGHDMLDCRSFERDKQYIIDSAKQRYRKNFANAAPQPEGQPGTSSEISTEMSTLSTVGAYREYLISPYKDIIEISTPELKGEKAKMMVSKNCPITMIKIGTLKDDVTAAKEVLTLEDVFGARIQTICLICLSIHVNNKTILHPCRVISDDFYIETDGIFGCDFMGRAKIKDGKHVELAGVRIRFIPNQHVRGVLRVNELVDIPNEDSDSETLTESSSELNS is encoded by the coding sequence ATGcctaataaaaagaaaacgcaAAATAAACCGAAAACTTTTTGCGACAGATGCCACCGGGTAGGACATCTCGCACGAGATTGTTTCACGCTTATGTGCGACTACTGTAAAAGAACAGGACATGATATGCTGGATTGTAGATCCTTTGAGAGAGATAAACAATACATAATAGATTCAGCTAAGCAGCGTTACAGAAAAAATTTTGCAAATGCTGCTCCACAACCCGAGGGCCAACCTGGTACCAGCAGCGAAATCAGTACAGAAATGTCAACCCTATCAACTGTAGGAGCTTACcgtgaatatttaatatctccTTATAAAGATATTATCGAGATCTCAACCCCAGAATTGAAAGGTGAAAAAGCAAAGATGATGGTTTCTAAAAACTGTCCAATTACAATGATAAAAATAGGTACGTTAAAGGACGATGTGACTGCTGCTAAAGAAGTCCTCACTTTAGAGGATGTATTCGGTGCTCGGATTCAAACCATATGTTTAATATGCTTAAGTATACACGTAAATAACAAGACTATACTACATCCTTGTCGAGTAATTTCTGATGACTTTTACATAGAGACAGATGGCATATTCGGCTGCGATTTTATGGGCAGAGCAAAAATCAAGGATGGGAAACATGTAGAATTAGCTGGAGTACGAATACGATTCATCCCTAACCAACATGTACGCGGAGTACTAAGAGTTAATGAACTAGTGGATATTCCAAACGAGGACTCAGATTCAGAGACACTAACAGAATCAAGTAgcgaattaaattcttaa
- the LOC126875007 gene encoding dynein beta chain, ciliary-like: MRDQANMTGNDPKWIIFDGDIDPMWIESLNTVMDDNKVLTLASNERIALTEHMRLLFEISNLRTATPATVSRAGILYINPQDIGWYPFATSWIETRDPAERANLTILFDKYVPSLVEMTKSRFKKITPLPEICHVEMLCKLLDYFLIKENVTPDCPKEWYK, from the exons ATGAGAGATCAGGCAAACATGACAGGAAATGATCCAAAATGGATCATTTTTGACGGCGATATAGATCCGATGTGGATCGAGTCATTAAACACTGTCATGGATGACAACAAAGTGTTAACTTTGGCTAGCAACGAAAGAATCGCTTTAACAGAACACATGAGGCTTCtcttcgaaatttcaaatctTAG gACAGCAACGCCAGCTACTGTTTCTAGGGCAGGAATTCTTTATATAAATCCACAAGATATTGGGTGGTATCC ATTTGCAACCAGCTGGATAGAAACAAGAGATCCAGCTGAGAGAGCGAACTTAACCATTCTGTTCGATAAATATGTACCATCCCTTGTAGAAATGACAAAATCTAGGTTTAAAAAAATTACGCCATTACCAGAAATATGTCACGTGGAAATGCTTTGTAAATTACTGGACTATTTTCTGATTAAGGAAAATGTAACACCGGATTGCCCAAAGGAATGGTATAAATAA